One Hoplias malabaricus isolate fHopMal1 chromosome 12, fHopMal1.hap1, whole genome shotgun sequence genomic window, CATATTTGTCTCTTTAACTTTAAAGGGTAATTGCAACTCTGTGTTAGTTGCTGTTACCATAGCAACATGCCATTAATTGGATGTGTGAAGATCTATGGGGCCACACACCCGCATCTGAACTGTGTTGGCTTGTTAGTGTGCATGTGAGGAGGTCGTAATTATTTAGATGTCTGATGATGACAAAACACCATTTCTTCTGGACCAAAATAATTACTGCTGATTGTTACATAGAAACAACTTCTTCTGGAAAGGCTCTACTCTAGATGTTGTAATATTCCTGTTAGAATTTGATGGCgttcagccatgagagcatgTATAAGGTCAGGTGCTGAAGTAGGATCACTCCAGGTCAGCTTCAAAAaaactccaaaaacacagcTTAGAGGCATCAAGCATGTTGATCTTAGGCTGATGTGCACCTAGTCTTTAATCTGGTATcttcacttgtggaaaatgtaaaacacacacacacacacacacacacacacagacacacacacaaacacacacacatatatacctCTGTACAGTCTTATAcactcaccagtcactcacacactcccacccctggaggaaaccccaacagacacatggagaatgtaccacactcctcaaagacagtgactTGAAATGAGGTTCAAACCCAAGAACCTGAGACTGTTgctatgtgacagtgacacttccTGTAGCACCACTGTGTCATTATTGAAACAGCTCAGTAGCCATAAATTAAAAGATGGTTATTGCCCTGAATTTGATTCATGAGTTTCACTTTAGACGCTCTTGTGAATTTTAAAGAAGTGTAACGACTCCTTACAAAAGTAAAACTGTCATtaaacctaattaataacaaaGTAAAGCTCAGTTTTGAAGTCCGCTCCAAACTTTCCTGTCTGAGTCTCTGTAATGGGTGGATTTGAAAGTTCACTCTCAATCAGAAAGGCTTTGAAATCAATCCCTAAAGGAGCAGAGATGAGAAACGTGCACTCGGGATGTCTCTGAGTAACCCCAACAGGGAAATAACTCTGATTAAAACGGCTCTACACATATGCAGTGTCAGGGCACTGTTTCACACtgagtcatttctcaccagcaacTTTTATAATGCAGCAGTCAAGGCATTGGCTGTTGGCCAGTatcagctgttcattatataaGTCTGGCTAATCAAAGTTATTGTtgtgtaattaattacatttccaCACTGAATTAAAGGCAAGTCAGGCCACCAGTGTCAATGACAGAGTACAGTAAGAAATATTGGgccataaaaaataatatatatatcacaacaAAATATTAGGTCACACTTCCTATTAAGTGTCTTtgataactgtgtaattactcATTTACAATGTTTGTAACCACTGTGGAACTATATATCCACTCAAACCATATAACAAGTCCTATAAATGACCTAActttatgttcattcattcattcaatcattcattatctgtaaccgcttatccaattcagggtcgtggtgggtccagagcctacctggaatcattgggcgcaaggcaggaatacaccctggagggggcgccagtccttcacagggcaacaacagacacacacacacacattcactcacacctacggacagttttgagtcaccaatccacctactaacgtgtgttttttggactgtgggaggaaaccggagcacccggaggaaacccacgcggacacagggagaacacaccaactcctcacaaacagtcacccggagcgtgaattgacccacaacctccaggtccctggagctgtgtgactgcgacactacctgctgcgccatcgtgccgcccctAACTTTATGTTTTGCtagtttaattaaatgtaattacctCATAATAGACAAGGTATACAAGGCATACAAGAACTTTAATACAAAGCATAATACGTTAGTAATAGCTTTGTAGTTATATGTTGCAATTACataaaataacaatgtaattactGACAACGATGGATTGCAGTAATGCAAGTTGTGTACTGTAGGAATGAATAGATCACCAACAATAACACTGTTTTCATATATGTTTTTAACATATAACTAGCTTTATAGTTATTAGAGAAACATGATGCAGGACATTGGTGCTCCAGGGCTGTGAGGGATGACCTCTGCTGTAATAAATGTCTATAACTCTTGCAATACAATATTCTGAGTAAAATATTGACTGAGAGGGATTAGCAGCTTTGGAGCTCTGAGATTTCCACTCATAGGGCACCAAAACCTTCAATAAGCCCCTGTTCTCCTCCAGTATGCATTGGAAACGAAGCTCTCGGGTCAGGAACTAGGATTCAAAACAAGTCCCACAGGATCACATTGGAGGGACTTGTCCAGATAATTTGGCCTGAGAGTAGCTCGGCACTAAACTGCTGACGTGTCCTCTCCGGTGTTGgctcacagcagcagctccgGCTAATGATGTGTCCCACAATGCGGAGCTGATTCCAGCAGATACACTGCCCTCATACACATTTCAGAATCAATGAGTGCTGGACGGAGAGGGCTACGCGCCTCCATTGCTCTGATTGCTCCTGTAGGATGAGTCCAGCTTTGTTTCCTTCCTTATTTCCTTCCTCAAGACCCCTTCTAAACATTGTGAGGGTTTATATCGTGTATATAAAAAACAGTGGTCATTTTTTGACCTTTGTTCAGCCATTACATTTTAAGCTGAATATTTCTTAGCAAGGCACAATGACATATGTACATCATAtctcttctgattggctgatgttAAGAACTGTCATAAGACAATGGCTGTTTCTCATTAGCAAGAACGCACTGGTGTTTTAAGAAAGGATGTTCTTGGGGAgtcatctttcattcattcattcattatctgtaaccctaatccagttcagggtcacagtgggtccagagcctacacagaatcactgggcgcaaggcgggaacacaccctggaggagacaccagttcttcacagggcgacacacactcactcacacctacagacacttttgagttgtcaatccatctaccaacgtgtgttttttggactgtgggaagacaccggagcacccagaggaaacccatgcggacacagggagaacacaccacactcctcacagacagccactcgaagcgggacttgaacccacaacctccaggaccctggagctgtgtgactgtgacactaacctgctgcaccaccgtgcaacCCGGGAGTCATCCAAAGGGTTTAAAAACCACATCCAGGTATTTTAACCATGCTTGGCATGTGATCATGAGTATAAGCACATAACTAGATCAATGGAACACTACTTCTAACAGGACCATAATGAGCTTTGAACACATACTGAGAAACAGCCCGTGTTTTTAGGCATCAAGCAGTGTCTTAAGAACCTTGCATTTATAACCATCTGTGAGCAGCATTTTTAGAGACACTAAACCCTTCAGATCCTTCACAATCTGTGATCATCTCTGACCTGAAAACATCAGAATATTCTCTAAGTACACAAAATATCTGCATTTTTCTGATGGTGGAGGTCAACACTTCTATATTCCTGACAGCATGCTGCCCTGGGAATAATCCATCTGCAGTTAAAGAAAAGCTAATTTACTGGGGGATAGTCTCATGaagcatgtttttaaatatcatgATGTGCCCTGACAGAACACCCTATGTAGTTTCAAGTTGTAATACTTCAATTTCAGCAGTATATTAGTGAGGGGCTCCTAAGTGGCGAATAGCTCTCAATGAATTCAatccctggtgatgcctcagGCAACTGAGGCCAGCAGTTCTACAGAGCCTCCTTCTCTCCCCATCACTATACGGCGTGCTAGCTCACGTGGGCATCTGTCAGCTCAtcatgtgacagatctgggtaGTTTGCATTCTCCAGCGCATGAAAGCAGTTCAGTGGTGTTGGAGCTTAGCAGCAgctcaaacacattttcagatcCCCGCTCTCTGAGGCTGGGGATTTGTGAGTGATCGAGGGGCCTTGGCTCACTGCAGGAATAGGAGATAACTAATCATTAGAGAGAGAAGGCAGCAGAAAATGGGGAATTAAAGAATATAAGTGAGTAGAGGAATAGGTGACTCTCCTCACTTCTGTCTGAATCCATCTTCCATTAAAAGTAAAAGCATTTTCCCAGAAAGCTGCTTCAATGCAGGTACAAACAGCGAGTACGTTTTTTAAAGTGAACAGGTACGTCTCTGAACATCAGCCCAGGAGTTGAGATGTGAATCACTTGATCTGCATTATTGTAGTCTAAAATTACAAGCTGAAGCTTCAGTCAGTGGTGAGACTCCATCATGAAACACCATGGAAACAACACACCATCtcattacacacagaaacaacacaacacaagaaCTCTACACACAGCAATAATAATACTTTACACTTGTAAAGCAAAATTGTGTATGTGAACAgtgctatataagtgtgtgtgtgtgtgggggggggggggtaaataagtaaataaaacatcacTAGAATAATGGCTGAGTTTACACACAACTATTTAATGACAACTTAGGCCTCAGACTGTTCTCTTGTGAATGGAAGTTCTTTAGTGAAGTTCAGCGGTCAttaaactacagtgtacatgCAGCTAGCTGTGGATTTCAGATTCACACATATGAATACatataaatgatgctgtattaGGAATATATAATGCATTGTTAAGAGCTAGATTGTGTAGTGCACTCTATAGAGAGTATGGAGCGATGTGGGATTATAACCTGTTTTTCTCTAATGTATCGTGGTGTTTTGACACCTCTCTTTAAGGTATACTTTGACCCaatactggactggcatgataatgcagccATTTTTGTATTCGTCTGGAcggggatattttcaaaatctGAAAGGAAaacctctgtttttaaaaataaactaaaaaataaacctgtggacagggcCTCAGTATCAGGATGAAATCTTTTAATATGCGCTCTGGCCAGATTTGATCACTTTTTACTGAGCACTAAAGCTGCACACACTGCTACTAAAACTACCGCATGATGTAGGGATACAAAAATGTGCATTTAATACATGTCCTGCAataagcacacactcacacacacatacacacacactaggggcagggAACACACCCCCAGAGCAGAGAGTGCCCAGTGACTAGTTGGGGGGTTGGGTGCCTTTCTTCTCAAGCTTCGTATTTTAAAGATGTTTAATAGGATGTTGCTGCTATGAAACATACTTTATAATAGTGTCATAAAGGAAACAAAAGCCTGTTTGGTTTAAAATTACTATGCACCTCTACACAGGTTTTCTGCAGTTTGTTAAAATGCTAGAGCTATGTTTATCACGTATACACTAAAGCAGAATTCTTAAATAAATAGTTCCTAGGCTACACTGTAAGTTCCACTGTCAAAAGTGTCCTCTAACATACTGTCACActtaaagaaagagaaaggggaTTTTAATTTCCAAATAGAAGAGTATTTAAAGGGGAAAAGCAATAATAATAGTCTTGTGCATGATTGCGTGCACAAttccaaaaagaaaaatgtccCTTTCCTGCCATCTAGTGTTCTGATTACCACCAGGCTATTATTTATAAGACTTTGATATATTTGAAACCCCTTCTATTTGAAAACTACCCTTTTAGGAACATTGTAACACATGCATAACTACTTTATAACATATTGCTAAACTGTAAGTACAATAGATCTCATGTCTGCCATTGCATTATGACAAGATCTAATCTAACATCATGATCAATTCCTGTGCTTTAAAATAAAGTCCATTTGTTCCATTTATAACACTGTTATAAAGCATACTTCATAGAAGTTACATCATACAAAGCATCTGTAATATTACTGTACTTTAAACTTGAGTAGAAATAAGCAGAACTGCATCTAAATAACAGAGTTATATAGAAATTCTGTTGTTTAGATGTAGGTCTTCTGTTGGAAATCTCAGATCTCGTGTGGTTCAGGAAATAGTTTGTGACATTGGTGTTGATCTCTTTCCCACTAGGTGGCAGCAGAGGACTGTAAAAGgaagtttgtttacatttgtaatgGCTTTGTAGTCCCCAAATAAATCAGAATGTATTTGTCTTAATTAACCCTTCTAAAGAATCCACAGACTaaacaatttatacaaaatactcAGTTCCTATCAACTCCTTCATATGACATTTTCTTCATCCTGTATTTATGTTGTTATCTGAACATCTGCTGATCTTCATAGTTTGTGTTAGCCTCCTTTCCCCTCTTTCATCTGTGAGATATTCTGACCATCGCTCTGAGCCAGAGCTTTGGGTTTTGGGATTTCAGATCCACACTGGATTCTGTTCGGCTTCAAACCCCAGTAGAGCTTCAGGCCTGGATTCAAAGCATCAACTGGACACACTCAAAACATGAGTGTCTGGCACCTACAGCCAACCCACTGTTTAAAGCCACTTAGATCTTTAACACTGGGGAAAAGAAGAGCTTCTACAGTTTGAGAAACCACATCATGAAGCTAATGAAAAGAATAGTGTAGACTCTTGATCAGTAGTGCAGTGTGAActgcacataacacacacattcagtattCCAGGGAGGGAGAAACAGTAAGGGGGAGGGTGGCGAATGTGTTTACGCCATAAAAGTTACTTacagtaaatgtgtaaaaaagttCTTGAAGGAAATGGGACTGGAGATGTTTAAGGAGGAAACAGGTTAAAGATTAACTAATGGCTCAGTCTGAACCTGCCTGGAGATTTCCCACACCACTCTGACTGTGTAGGTATGAGCAACTGGAAATAAGTTGGGACCTGTGCTGGACAGAGGGCCATCACTACAGCTGAGGTTTTCTACTGAAAACTGAAGTTGTCTAAAGTATTTACCCTCAACATGACAACACAAGGAGTAGCAGTAGCAggtaagaaacaaaaacaatgcaTTTTAATGACAATAACAACACAGGGAGATCTTAAATCAAGCAATGTCTCCTTAATGTTCACTGAGGTCCTGTTTTGTTTCACAACATAATGCTTAGAGGTTAAGAGGACAACTGTTGGAGAGCCAACATTCAGCGGACATGAACTATGAACATACAGCATCCTGTGTTGGTTAACTATAACAGCCTAAAAGGCATCCATTGAGTGGTTTCTGGGACCttacaaaaagacaaaaaagacaaaaaagattTTAGCTGGTATTCTGAGAACTGAAAAATGAGAACTGAAGAAAAGAAACAGATAAGAGGCTAAACGGGTAATAAGAGAAGTAAATTAACTCTGGAAATTGTATATAAAACTTTTTATCTGTAAACTGATTGTGAGAAAATGGTCATGGAACTTCAGAAACATGCTGAAAAACTGCTAACTGCTAAACTTTTGCCTGTGTCTTGTTCTCTTTGTCTCCCTCATCCTTCTTTGTTTTTAcacatgtttttctgttttattggtCTTTATCTCCACCCCTTTATTCCTTGTCCTGCTACATGTATCCTCTGCCTTTGTCCTGTCCTGCACCTGTGATTTATTGGTTGTCCAGTGGTCAGTGATAACAGGCAGCACTGCTCTGCTGTTGGTGTCCCTCAGGTGTCGGTCTTTGGTGCTGAATTCCGCTTTGGTGCTTTGTATGTTTTAATGTACTTCTACCTCTGGACATCATCAGGATGGGGGAGGTGGATGTCACACGCAAGGCTGGCAAATCCATACTCAAATAACAAGACACTAAACAAGGGTCAACAGCACAAGATAAAAGGCTCTCAATAACAAGGCTTGGTACCCCACAGGATTTTACATAAGGATGAAGCTTAACTAAAaagggtttaaaaaataataattataataattaacagaaaaaaaaataataatagaagTCAGGGGTGTATTGAGTAGCTGCAGGTGTGAGTCATTGCCAAGGGGTGGAGACTGGGAAGAGCCTGATCAGGAATGATCTATTTCCAGGTAAAATGATGCAGTCTAGGCAACAGCCATAAAAGTGACAGATTGATAGaacttactttaaaaaaaaatctatagtGATTTCACTATGTAACTGGCTCATGTGTCTTAAAACTGCTGAGTTCATATAAAATCACCAGGGAAACCATTTTGAAATTAATTCTGAAACTGCATTTCCATCCTCAGGTCTCAAAGAAACAATGGAAGTCAATGCCAGTGATTCCAAGGACTGCTTCCCCATTGATTTTCACATAAAGCAACACTACCTCCCAATCACATATGGGATCATCTGCTTGGTGGGATTTGCTGGGAACCTCATGGCAATCACGGTGTATCTGGTGAAGCTGAGACCTTGGAAAAGTAGTAGCATCATCATGGTCAACCTGGCTGTGGCTGACCTGCTGTACGCTTTGAGTCTACCTCTCCTGGTCAAGTTCTACGCCACAATGAACTGGACCTTTGGCGAGTTCATGTGCCGCTTCCTGCGCTTTTGTTTCCACTTTAACTTGTACGGGAGCATTCTGTTTCTCACATGCCTTAGTGTCTTCCGATATATTGTGGTGGTCCACCCTCTAAGAGCCTCTCAGGTCCAGAGGAAACGTTGGGGCATCTCAGCTTGCTTGGGAGTCTGGGCAATTTCACTTGTTGAGATTTCTCCAATATTGAGCATGACCACAAcccagaaaatgaacaaatccaCAGTTTGCCTGGACTTTGCGAGCAATGACCCAGAAATTGTTTGGGGGTATGGATGGTTGCTAAGTGTCTTGGGCTACGTCCTGCCACTGATAGTGGTGACTTGGTGCTATAGCAACATCTCAAATGCTTTGCGCCATAGCCTTTCTGCAAGAAGACCCAGCAGGCTGCGAAGTCACAAGCTCACAGTGATGATCCTGGTGGTCTTAATTGTTTGTTTCTTCCCCTACCACGTCCTGAGGGTCTTGAGAGTGGCCAGTCGGAGGACGAGCTTGATGTCATGCTTTCAGAAGAGAGTTATCAATGCAGCTTACACTTTGTCTCGGCCTTTGGCAGGTCTCAACACTTTCTTCAATTTGGCACTCTACACGCTGGCGGGGGACAAGTTCCAGCAAGCTTTCAGCAGCTTGGTGTCCAAGAGGAAGACCACGAGGAAGAGCAATATGTCCGTGATCCAGTTGCCCAGCAGCATTTCCAAGACTGAGCTAATGAGGACCTGAAAAAAGAACCTTGGGAATCTAAAGTTCATTTAGTTTATTAACGTTGAACCTTGGTGTAACTTTCTGTGAAAGAGTAGAGAATTTCTCAAACGTGCTGATGAAGAAGGAACTGTTCAACTTTATCTATTAAAGGCATACATTGCAGCTGCACCTGAAATAGTGACTTTCTATGATGGTGAATGTACAACTGATGAACCTTTGACAGCAGAACTTATAGAAATATTTGAACTTATTTGTTTTACTTTTGAAGTAAATCCCATGAATCAAAGAGGTCGAGTGTTAAAGTGAAAATCATGGCAGTGAGGATCTAAAGTTCTCAACTTCATCTTTTGCTTGGAACTGAATCCCCACCAAGATTTTATTCACAGTACATGATCTTGAGTAAATAAGCTCTGGATGTGTTAGTGTCTGCCCTGGTCCTAAAAAAAATAGAGGCCTCCCGTTTAACAGCCCAGGGACCTACAAGTCTTGCAACATCAGGTTCAGAGCACCATCTCCTAAAGTTGATTTAAACATTTGTGCAAACACTGAATCTAATCACGATGAAGAGTGTGATCAGAGTGGAAGCTAATCATTACATGTGTGCACCACACTGCCAGCTCTGTTTTATGACCTACAACTAAGGAAATGTTTTGAAGTGGTGCTTGGAAGGGTCCATTCAGTAGAAGTTCCTCGTCGTGACGGGTTGAGATTAGACATTAACAAGGACACTATAAGGCAGCAGTGCTTGCTCTGTGTCACATTTGAGTGCCTGTGTGATCTGGAAGACTGTTGTGTTTGTCATTACAAGCTGGTCAGTCATTAGAAGTCTCAGTCCCAAGAGAAATCAAACACTAGTCTAGTTCTGGTGGCTGGAGACGACAAAAACAA contains:
- the LOC136710374 gene encoding 2-oxoglutarate receptor 1, coding for MEVNASDSKDCFPIDFHIKQHYLPITYGIICLVGFAGNLMAITVYLVKLRPWKSSSIIMVNLAVADLLYALSLPLLVKFYATMNWTFGEFMCRFLRFCFHFNLYGSILFLTCLSVFRYIVVVHPLRASQVQRKRWGISACLGVWAISLVEISPILSMTTTQKMNKSTVCLDFASNDPEIVWGYGWLLSVLGYVLPLIVVTWCYSNISNALRHSLSARRPSRLRSHKLTVMILVVLIVCFFPYHVLRVLRVASRRTSLMSCFQKRVINAAYTLSRPLAGLNTFFNLALYTLAGDKFQQAFSSLVSKRKTTRKSNMSVIQLPSSISKTELMRT